The sequence GAGGtgttatatttcttcttcttcttcttcttcttcttcttccttttttttttttttttgcggctGCACTTAGATTTTTCGTTTTTGTCAGAGTCATTGTCTTTTTGGAATCATCGTAATTGGGATTTTTGTTGCATTGATTGATTTGGGTTgcatttggatggtcttggaaaaaatggatttgatgctctatGCCAAAATCACAATGATTTGGGCAGAAATGCAACTCCTTTgtcttcaaaatttaaaatgtgGGCTGCTAAAACATTCTTTTTCAAATTCTAATACGAGAAGGGTTGGATCAACAGAAATTGGGCTATGAGCAGACATTAAAGGATTCCAAAGATGCCCTTATATGACGATAATCAAGTTACATTTGATGAAGCGTTGGGATATTATTGTTATGAATTGGCAAATGGTTTTTGTCTTTTCCTTGTAATTGGTCCTTTTTTAGTAGTTCACTTAGAGCAGCTTAAGGGTGTATATCTTTTTCACTTGCTGGATTATCTGCTTTTTTGGGTAGTTATCTCTGTTGAAGCAGTCAAGCAATTACTTTTTGCTTATTGCAGTTTTCATGTGATTCGGCATCTCTTCCATCTAGTTTCACTGGTAGGATTTTGTTAATCTTGTATTGTTacctcttttttcagtttttaaaaatgttttaatgcATCCAGTTTTTCtgttttgtgattttggaatGCAATGGCCATTCAATCTCAATTAAAgaagttgaaacttgaaagtttGACTTTTCTCATTTTCTAGTTGATCGGTATCTTTTGAAACTGGATTTGATTTATTGGGCTAATTTGATATTTTAGAATCATATATGCAGTAGTTCATTTTTCTGTGTTGTTTCTTGTAGCTCACTGAAGAATTGTCGAAGGTTGAAGAGAAACTCAAGTTGACTGAATCTCTTCTGGAAAACAAAGTATTGGACTAAACTCCCCCCCTTGCAAAatttctctctgttttctttcCCCTCTTTGCCATGAGCCTTCTTGATTTGGAAAAATCCTTGTGCAGAACcttgaaataaagaaaataaatgatGAGAAGAAAGCATCAATGGCTGCCCAATTCGCGGCAGAAGCAACTCTTCGAAGGGTTCATGCGGCTCAAAAGGACGATGACATGCCACCCATTGAAGCCATTCTTGCACCACTGGAGGCAGAGTTAAAGCTTGCTCGGCAGGAGGTAATTTGTTCTTTATCTAACATGTACTCTATACAATCACGAGTGCTTGACATTCATCACACcatgaaaagaaagaaacaataaAGTTCTCCTCATCGTTAACACCAGTGGTAAGTTGTTCTGGTCTTTTGCAGATTGCAAAGCTGCAGGATGACAACAAGGCATTAGATCGCCTTACCAAATCAAAAGAAGCAGCTTTACTGGAAGCAGAAAGGACTGTTCAGATTGCCTTGGCAAAGGCCTCATTAGTAGATGATCTACAAAACAAGAACCAAGAGTTAATGAAACAGATCGAGATCTGCCAGGTATTCTGAGATCATTCAACATCATGAAAGTGTGGAATTGAGTTTTTCTATTATATAAGAGGTGATTAATATCGATTTTTATATGTTATTGCTTATATACACTAGGAAGAAAACAAGATTTTGGACAAAATGCATCGCCAAAAGGTTGCAGAGGTTGAAAAGCTCAGCCAAACTGTGAGAGAGCTAGAAGAAGCTGTTCTTGCAGGTGGTGCAGCTGCAAACGCTGTGAGGGATTACCAACGGAAAGTCCAGGAGATGAATGTAAGTTACCTGTTCTCTATAAATGTTCTGGCCATAGAGTATCTATAAACTTTTCATTTTGTGTTGAGTATTCTGAATTCAACTTAACGCAAGAAGTTTATTTTCTATTCCTTAGGAGGAGAGGAAGACCCTTGACAGAGAACTGGCTCGTGCAAAGGTTACGGCAAATAGGGTTGCTGTAGTGGTAGCAAATGAATGGAAAGATGCTAATGATAAAGTAATGCCTGTAAGACAATGGCTTGAAGATCGCAGATTCTTGCAGGTATCAGTtgatgggtgtttttttttttttctctctggtCTCTTTTCAGTATTTCCATCTTTTGTCAAACTGTGTGTATGGCTCTATTTAGTTTTCCTTTTCCCATAGGTGGTAATTATTACCCATCTCCCTTTTTACAGGGAGAAATGCAGCAGCTTCGAGATAAACTTGCTGTTGCAGAGCGTACTGCAAAATATGAAGCACAGTTGAAAGTAAGCAACTTATTTTTACAGTGATGTATCCTCACTGGAGCTTGTCAGTCCATTATAAGCCAGTTTATAGAAAAACTAGAATTGGTGTTTTTCTGTTCAATTGTGCAGGAAAAATATCAATTGCGGCTCAAAGTGCTAGAAGAGGGGTTGAAAGCATCTGTGAACGGTAATAATCGCACTACTCCTGAGGGGAGAAGTGTGAGCAATGGCTCTTCACGTCGTCAATCCCTGGGTGGTGCTGAGAATGTCTCTAAATTGACTTCAAATGGCTTTTTATCTAAGAGAACACCATCCTCTCAATTGAGATCTTCACTGACTAGTGGATCGAGTACAATATTGAAACATGCAAAAGGGGCATCAAAGTCATTCGATGGTGGCACTAGGTCATTAGACAGGGGTAAAATCCTCTCAAACGGGACAGGACCAAACCATTCGCTCAACAAATCTTCTGAGGGAACAAGAGACAGAGAGACACATAATACTTGGAAGGAAAACCCCGATGAAAAGCCTAACGAATTCTCTAGTGTTGATACAGAGGATACTGTCTCTGGATTATTGTATGACATGCTGCAAAAAGAGGTCATCACTTTGAGGAAAGCTGGGCATGAAAAAGATCAAAGCCTTAAAGACAAGGATGATGCAATTGAGGTCCATATAATCTCTCGGCTAACTTGTAGTGTGTGCCTTGCTTTTAATTTATAAATCATAACTGTTTGTTGCAATCTATTTTGGTCAGATGTTAGCAAAGAAGGTAGACACTTTGACAAAAGCGATGGAGGTGGAGGCCAAGAAAATGAGGAGAGAAGTAGCTGCCATGGAGAAGGAGGTAGCTGCCATGCGTATCGACAAAGAGCATGAAAATAGGGTTAAGCGGTTTGGAAGTTCCAAGGGTCCTATGAATAGTTCCCAACTGCTTCCTGGGAGGTATGTGGTGCCTGATAGATATTTTTGTTTGTATTTCTGGTGATTAGGCTGTATGCTAGCACTTATCATGTCTTTATTTATGGGCTAGGATATGCATACAACTATGCTTTTGTTTGTTAATTAGTGGATCGGTTCTAACTTTAATGATTTTATTGTTTCTTGGCCCTCTCAAGTTTATTTGATCGATACTTCTAGTATCTCTATGAATGTTATAGCCTCCTcggtcttttttttttggtttccggTGTTGTTTTGTCTTATTAGAGGCCCATGCCGTCCCTAGTAATAGACAAGGACTTTAGGTCCACCTGAGGCTTAATCTGATGCCTTTAGGCTCACCCAGTGTTTTCGGTAGCACTCGTAGTATAGCTAAAATGCTGTGTAGTGTAACCTACAAGgcatgtagtgtaagctacagaGCATGTAGGGTGTAGCGCAAGTGGTGTATGCTAcctgaaatctctctctctctctcttgtttttcttCTATGCTAGTTCAAcaactattttaaaatggtggtgctTATCCCCATCACATGTGGCACCACATTAgatcaatttggaccatccaaattgtggtccatatcatgTATAAAGCACTTggatcaatccggaccatccaaattgtggcccatattgtgaatttgtgatgtttcaaggCAAAGAGACAGATTTCGCATGGAAACATGTGGTTAACAATCCAGATTCACAGTAAAAAACTCAcaggaattatgcattttgtaaaatttatcatatttttctattatttcaATTAAACAATATTaaatatcgtgtagcttacgctacacgctatagaggccAAACACTACACTGTGCTatgtgctatttaaaacactgggttcACCTTTGAAGCCTAGTTGAATGAGTTGGAGACAAGGTCCTATCAGCAAGAGAGACATACACCTTTAATCCCATGACATTTTTTTCAAGCTGATGTGCAGCTGAAGTGCACTGGTAATTACAATTGTTACATTCAGTTTATCGAATTTGTTGCAATTATTTGGTTCTCATTCTACAAAAAGAAAGTTGCATGATAGTTTCAAAC is a genomic window of Magnolia sinica isolate HGM2019 chromosome 15, MsV1, whole genome shotgun sequence containing:
- the LOC131228012 gene encoding microtubule-associated protein 70-1-like, with translation MADLPFDGGEGPATAAELGCSSGGNVRSDAVVSMLTPQQLTVSGSFKGDGKGSRRRASIRPSLDADDFINLLHGSDPVKVELNRLENEVRDKDRELGEAQAEIKALKLSERLREKAVEELTEELSKVEEKLKLTESLLENKNLEIKKINDEKKASMAAQFAAEATLRRVHAAQKDDDMPPIEAILAPLEAELKLARQEIAKLQDDNKALDRLTKSKEAALLEAERTVQIALAKASLVDDLQNKNQELMKQIEICQEENKILDKMHRQKVAEVEKLSQTVRELEEAVLAGGAAANAVRDYQRKVQEMNEERKTLDRELARAKVTANRVAVVVANEWKDANDKVMPVRQWLEDRRFLQGEMQQLRDKLAVAERTAKYEAQLKEKYQLRLKVLEEGLKASVNGNNRTTPEGRSVSNGSSRRQSLGGAENVSKLTSNGFLSKRTPSSQLRSSLTSGSSTILKHAKGASKSFDGGTRSLDRGKILSNGTGPNHSLNKSSEGTRDRETHNTWKENPDEKPNEFSSVDTEDTVSGLLYDMLQKEVITLRKAGHEKDQSLKDKDDAIEMLAKKVDTLTKAMEVEAKKMRREVAAMEKEVAAMRIDKEHENRVKRFGSSKGPMNSSQLLPGRSVSRSGSMRSLQ